TTGATTTGCGTATTTTTGTGCTTCAGCCTTTTTATCAAAATTTTTTGAGGCTTTTTTTGCTCCTTCTCTTTTAACATCCCAACCTTTTTCCCCTTTGACGATGTGAATATTTTTTTTAGGCAAATTAGCATCTCCATATTAATAAAGATAAATTACTTTCATTAATTGTTTCTAAATTTCCTTCTTCATCACCATTCATATAATTCCCCAAAAAATGTATGATTCATTAACATATTAATATTTTCTATTACTCGGAATTTTGATATTTGAGAGCACTGAAATGAAAATAAACAATATCTTGAAAAAACCCCCAAACTCAAAACTCCTATTAAACCCCTCTTATCCGAAACTAAAAACAATCAATAACTTATCCATTCCCTAACAATTTATTACTTCTTCAACAAAATTCTGATGGAAAATCCTTGAGTATTAACTTATCCTACTAATTTTCCTTTTGATAGACTAAAAAATAAGGCGTAATACCAAAGATTTATATATAATCACTAGTGACAAATAATGATAATTATAAATAATGGTAAATTATTATAATTAATATCAGATTATCTCACATTAAGTATCCTATTAGATTACGGTGATAACCATGCTCACATCAGTCCAGAAAGAAATACTACAGAGTCTTATAAATTTATATCGCAATTCCGAAGGCATGTCTGTCAAAGGGGAGGAAATTGCTGAATTAATGAAGCGTAACCCTGGAACTATCCGTAATCAGATGCAATCCCTCCGTAGTTTGGGACTGGTCAAAGGAGTACCAGGACCTAGGGGGGGATATAAACCAACTATTAAAGCTTACCATACTTTAAACATCCAGGACACGGATAAAAAGAGTCAGGTGCCCATATACAAAGGTGGGGAACTTGTAAAGGATATTTCCGTGGCTAAAATTGAGTTCACCAGTATCCCTCATCCTGGAGAATGTGAAGCAGCCATTAAAGCAGTGGGAAACATTAAAATCCTGGATTTAGGGGATAAAATACGAGTAGGCCCCACACCCGTAAACAAACTAGTAGTGGATGGGGTGGTGGTTGGTAGAGATGATATGGACAACATACTCCTCCTGGACACTACTGGAATCCGCAGCATCCCCAAAAGAAAAGTAATCGAAGTAGCCACACCCAACATAATAACCCTGGACGGATTAACCACCATACGGGATGCAGCCCGGGTTTTATCCACTAACAACATTGAGGGTGCACCAGTAATGGATGATGGGGAAATCAGGGGAATGGTAACCTTATCTGACATCAGCCGCGCCCTGGCCGAGGCCCGGGAAGATATGAAAGTGGTGGATATAATGACCAAAAACGCCATAACCGTCAACGAAGATGTGGTCATTGCTGATGCCATTGAAATCATGAATAAAAATCAGATCGGCCGCTTAATAGTGGTTGACAAGGCAGGAAACGCACGAGGAATCGTCACCCGCACAGACCTTCTCGATAAAATAGCAGGCTTAAAATAGCTATTAATGGATTATTCTGATCAATTAGGTTAATTTCTTAAATTAAATCCTTTTAAGAGCATTAATCTCAACCTCAATTTGAATTAATCATGATTAATATATACATATAATTATTTTTTTCCACAGATTCCAGACCTAAATTTTTCACAAATTTTAAAGTTAGAAACTAATTTTAAATAAACCATTGAATAAAACTAAAAAATAAGACCATCCTTATTTACAGTTTTCATTTAACTAACTTTTATTCAGATATACTTATACGCTACTTAGATGGGCTTTTATCCAATATTACAGGAAGTGCAAAAACTGAAGATTCAACACATGAAAATAGACCCTGGAATGACCACCCTCCAGTTAATGGAAGAAATGGGGAAAAGCGGAGTTTTAGGGGCTGGCCGACTATACCGGGCCACCAAACTCCTGGCAGAACTAATGGGGGATGAGGAAACCACCCTCTTCCTGAGTGTTGCCGGACCAATGGTCCCTGGTGGTCTTAGAAAAATCATCCGGGATCTCCTGGCTGACGGCCATGTGGATGTGCTTATAACCAGTGGAGCCAACCTCACCCATGACTTGTTAGAGGCATTTGGAGGTTCACACTACCGGGATCATAATGAAACTGATGAACAACTCTGTCAGATGGGCATGGGTCGCATTGGGGACATATACACTAAATCAGAAGATTTCGAAGTATTCGAATCAAAAATCAACACCCTCCTGGGTGAAATCTCTCAAAAAGAGGATCACATGAATATCCGCCAGTTTCTAACCGAGATAGGGAAGTGTATCCAGGACCCGGAATCCATTATCCACACCGCAACAGAGAAAAACATCCCTATATACGCACCGGGCATTATTGACAGCATGCTGGGATTGCAACTCTGGATGTTCACCCAGGAAAACCAGCTCACCCTGGATGCAGCCGGAGACATGCACGAACTATCAGACATAGTCTACGGATCCAAGAAGGTAGCCACTGTGATACTGGGGGGAGGACTGCCAAAACACTATGCTCTGGCCTCAAACATACTCACCGGTGGAGTTGACGCAGCGATACAGGTAACCCTGGACCGCAGTGAAGCAGGAAGTCTGAGCGGAGCACCATTAGAAGAAGCCAAATCATGGGCTAAGGCCAAATGTGAATCCAAACTGGTAACCGTGATTGGAGATGCCACTATAATCTTCCCAATGATGGTGGCCGGGGCTCTGGAATTAATAAATAAAAAAAATGATTAGGGATAGTAAACCGGATAAAACATTCAAAAGATAAAAATACATTCAAGATACTAAACATTCAAAAGATAATAACAGT
Above is a genomic segment from Methanobacterium sp. containing:
- a CDS encoding DUF2188 domain-containing protein; the encoded protein is MPKKNIHIVKGEKGWDVKREGAKKASKNFDKKAEAQKYANQQGQKDKVEVIPHNKKGKFQKTGRSSFGNDPCPPKDEK
- a CDS encoding CBS domain-containing protein, with the translated sequence MLTSVQKEILQSLINLYRNSEGMSVKGEEIAELMKRNPGTIRNQMQSLRSLGLVKGVPGPRGGYKPTIKAYHTLNIQDTDKKSQVPIYKGGELVKDISVAKIEFTSIPHPGECEAAIKAVGNIKILDLGDKIRVGPTPVNKLVVDGVVVGRDDMDNILLLDTTGIRSIPKRKVIEVATPNIITLDGLTTIRDAARVLSTNNIEGAPVMDDGEIRGMVTLSDISRALAEAREDMKVVDIMTKNAITVNEDVVIADAIEIMNKNQIGRLIVVDKAGNARGIVTRTDLLDKIAGLK
- a CDS encoding deoxyhypusine synthase; this encodes MKIDPGMTTLQLMEEMGKSGVLGAGRLYRATKLLAELMGDEETTLFLSVAGPMVPGGLRKIIRDLLADGHVDVLITSGANLTHDLLEAFGGSHYRDHNETDEQLCQMGMGRIGDIYTKSEDFEVFESKINTLLGEISQKEDHMNIRQFLTEIGKCIQDPESIIHTATEKNIPIYAPGIIDSMLGLQLWMFTQENQLTLDAAGDMHELSDIVYGSKKVATVILGGGLPKHYALASNILTGGVDAAIQVTLDRSEAGSLSGAPLEEAKSWAKAKCESKLVTVIGDATIIFPMMVAGALELINKKND